A window from Gemmatimonadaceae bacterium encodes these proteins:
- a CDS encoding chloride channel protein, translated as MDEPEINPPDSLTPADAIPVSPGLEQIEDASAMRERTPLTPAEYEPVDQRTLVITVMAIVVAFLAALCAEFLSRLIGLVTNVSFYDRWSTALVAPGLGMRHPAALLLIPILGAIIVGFMARWGSKAIRGHGIPEVMERVLFGESKIAPRVLILKPLSAAIAIGTGGPFGAEGPIIATGGALGSIAGQIVRVTADERKTLLGAGAAAGMAATFGTPVSAVLLAVELLLFEYRPRSLIPVALAAATAAATRIVFHGTAPIFPIATMQQPSGTALAGYAALGLVMGVVATFITRVTYGVEDAFEHYGEHWHIHFMWWPAIGAVVVGCIGLIEPRTLGVGYENIIGEIDGTIVGRALAVLVILKFISWAVYLGSGTSGGTMAPLFTIGAGVGAGIGSGAARLVPAAALDAHVAGLVGMAALFAGASHAVLASMVFAFETTRQPVGLLPLLVGCSSSYLVALFLGRNSIMTEKLARRGISIRAEYAIDYLGRVNVGAVGKRKVQTLRAAMSVAEARKWLLDSSGDTAHQGFPIVDERNLLVGVLTRRDIFDAKRTEGEPLDSLIHRPPVAVFEENTLREAADLMVVHHVGRLPVVTRDEPRRVVGIVSRSDLLAAHGERLQHASAMARRLSPFWARRAIK; from the coding sequence ATGGATGAACCTGAAATCAATCCGCCGGACAGCTTGACGCCTGCGGACGCCATACCCGTTTCGCCCGGTCTCGAGCAAATCGAGGACGCGTCGGCGATGCGCGAACGCACGCCGCTCACGCCGGCCGAATACGAGCCGGTCGATCAACGCACGCTCGTCATCACCGTGATGGCGATCGTCGTCGCGTTTCTCGCGGCGTTGTGCGCGGAGTTTCTCAGCCGCCTGATCGGCCTCGTCACCAACGTGTCGTTCTACGATCGTTGGAGCACCGCGCTCGTCGCACCGGGCCTCGGCATGCGGCACCCGGCCGCGCTGCTGCTCATTCCGATCCTCGGCGCGATCATCGTCGGCTTCATGGCCCGCTGGGGTTCGAAGGCGATTCGCGGCCACGGCATTCCTGAAGTGATGGAACGCGTGCTGTTCGGCGAGAGCAAGATCGCGCCACGCGTGCTCATTCTAAAACCCTTATCGGCGGCGATTGCCATCGGAACCGGCGGGCCGTTCGGCGCCGAGGGCCCGATCATCGCCACCGGCGGCGCGCTCGGATCGATCGCCGGACAGATCGTTCGCGTCACCGCCGACGAACGCAAGACACTACTCGGTGCTGGCGCGGCAGCGGGCATGGCCGCGACGTTCGGCACACCGGTGAGCGCGGTGTTGCTCGCCGTCGAACTCCTGTTGTTCGAATACCGTCCGCGATCGCTCATTCCTGTGGCGCTCGCCGCGGCCACGGCCGCCGCGACGCGCATCGTGTTCCACGGTACGGCGCCGATCTTTCCGATCGCCACGATGCAACAGCCCAGCGGAACGGCGTTGGCCGGATACGCGGCGCTCGGTCTCGTGATGGGCGTGGTCGCGACGTTCATTACACGCGTGACGTATGGGGTCGAGGACGCGTTCGAGCACTACGGCGAACATTGGCACATTCACTTCATGTGGTGGCCGGCCATCGGCGCCGTCGTGGTGGGCTGCATCGGCTTGATCGAGCCTCGCACGCTGGGCGTCGGCTACGAAAACATCATCGGCGAGATCGATGGCACGATCGTCGGGCGGGCGCTCGCGGTGCTCGTCATTCTGAAATTCATTTCGTGGGCGGTGTATCTCGGCAGCGGCACCTCGGGCGGAACGATGGCGCCGTTGTTCACGATCGGCGCCGGGGTCGGTGCGGGCATCGGCAGCGGTGCGGCGCGACTCGTTCCAGCGGCCGCGCTCGACGCACACGTCGCCGGTCTGGTCGGCATGGCCGCGCTGTTCGCCGGTGCGTCGCACGCGGTGCTCGCGTCGATGGTGTTCGCGTTCGAGACGACGCGACAACCGGTCGGACTATTACCGCTGCTCGTCGGATGCAGTTCGAGTTATCTGGTCGCGCTATTCCTTGGGCGAAACTCGATCATGACGGAGAAGCTCGCACGGCGTGGCATCAGCATCCGCGCCGAGTACGCGATCGATTACCTGGGACGCGTGAACGTCGGTGCCGTCGGCAAGCGCAAGGTACAGACGTTGCGCGCCGCGATGTCGGTGGCCGAAGCGCGCAAGTGGTTGCTCGACAGCTCGGGCGACACGGCGCACCAGGGATTTCCGATTGTAGACGAGCGCAATCTTCTCGTCGGCGTGTTGACGCGACGCGACATCTTTGACGCGAAGCGAACGGAGGGCGAGCCGCTCGATTCGCTGATTCATCGTCCGCCCGTCGCCGTGTTCGAGGAGAACACGCTGCGCGAAGCGGCCGATTTGATGGTCGTACATCACGTCGGCCGTCTTCCCGTGGTCACGCGGGACGAGCCGCGTCGCGTCGTCGGGATCGTATCGCGAAGCGATCTGTTGGCGGCGCATGGCGAGCGTCTGCAGCACGCGAGTGCGATGGCGCGGCGGTTGTCACCGTTCTGGGCGCGTCGAGCGATAAAATAG
- a CDS encoding Bor family protein: MHIKLVLPTLAAFLCAGCYHVTVVTGAPEAAQKIDKEWQNSFVYGLVPPTQIEAQSTCAQGVAKVETERTFLNGLVGAITYSIYTPMHTKVTCAAGPVAR, from the coding sequence ATGCATATAAAACTCGTTCTGCCAACACTTGCCGCGTTTCTTTGCGCCGGCTGCTATCACGTTACGGTTGTAACCGGCGCCCCCGAAGCGGCGCAGAAGATCGATAAGGAATGGCAGAATAGCTTTGTGTACGGGCTCGTTCCGCCCACTCAGATCGAAGCGCAGTCAACGTGCGCACAAGGCGTCGCGAAGGTCGAGACCGAACGCACCTTCCTGAACGGTCTCGTAGGCGCCATCACGTACAGCATCTACACGCCGATGCACACGAAGGTGACGTGTGCCGCCGGACCGGTAGCGCGCTAA
- a CDS encoding DUF542 domain-containing protein: MFSTTHALDIQMSINEVLGQYPSAGALLHACRIDTCCRGQMSLADAATEVGLDGHAIAAEILATAAATDSTVAPEPKSCSCGCSSHR; the protein is encoded by the coding sequence ATGTTCTCCACGACACACGCGCTCGACATACAAATGTCCATCAACGAGGTCCTCGGCCAGTACCCGTCCGCCGGCGCGCTATTGCATGCCTGCCGCATCGATACCTGTTGCCGCGGCCAGATGTCGCTCGCCGATGCCGCGACCGAAGTCGGCCTCGACGGCCACGCAATCGCCGCCGAGATCCTCGCGACCGCCGCCGCGACTGATTCGACGGTTGCTCCGGAGCCGAAGTCGTGCTCCTGCGGCTGCAGCTCGCATCGCTAG
- a CDS encoding formylglycine-generating enzyme family protein, giving the protein MLLQLSLPLSVILTATLGSHAKPPASMAAIPAGSYRPLYAMPASPRTRVAAFSIDREPVTRGEFLRFVREHPSWRKSAVKPAIAESSYLNDWTSDLDAGDGKALREPIRNVSWFAARAYCESLGKRLPTTDEWEYVAAASETKRDATSDPAFIQRLLASYTNHTGGFRNAFGVSDLHGVHWEWTSDFDGGRMDHMHHHDLNCAGAAMGASDPSNYAAFLRSAFRSGLTTRTAATHLGFRCALR; this is encoded by the coding sequence ATGCTTCTCCAACTCTCCCTCCCCCTCTCCGTCATTCTCACCGCCACGCTCGGCTCTCACGCGAAACCGCCGGCGAGCATGGCCGCAATCCCCGCCGGGTCCTACCGCCCGCTCTACGCGATGCCGGCCAGCCCGCGTACGCGCGTCGCCGCGTTCTCGATCGATCGTGAGCCCGTCACGCGCGGAGAGTTCCTTCGTTTCGTGCGCGAGCATCCATCGTGGCGTAAAAGCGCCGTCAAGCCGGCGATCGCCGAGTCATCGTACCTGAACGATTGGACAAGCGACCTCGATGCCGGCGACGGCAAGGCACTTCGCGAACCCATTCGAAACGTTTCGTGGTTCGCGGCCCGCGCGTACTGCGAATCGCTCGGCAAGCGTCTGCCGACGACCGACGAGTGGGAGTACGTCGCGGCGGCAAGCGAAACGAAGCGAGATGCGACCAGTGACCCCGCATTCATTCAACGGCTTCTCGCGAGCTACACAAACCACACCGGCGGCTTTCGCAACGCGTTCGGCGTGTCCGACCTGCATGGCGTGCACTGGGAGTGGACGTCGGACTTCGACGGCGGACGGATGGACCACATGCATCACCACGATCTCAACTGCGCCGGCGCGGCGATGGGCGCGTCAGATCCCTCGAACTACGCCGCGTTTCTTCGCTCCGCCTTTCGTTCCGGACTTACGACGCGTACGGCGGCGACCCACCTCGGCTTCCGTTGCGCGCTGCGCTGA
- the nirK gene encoding copper-containing nitrite reductase translates to MSSTVTHLPIPLKRAAAAAALTALALFGTATITSCTHADAAESRNNTVPVRTPSDPIVGQEVAVLTDAPNVPPAITRTHATKVIVNLEVIEKTIQIADSVRYNVWTFGGSVPGKFIRVREGDLVELHLENAPGNTMPHNIDLHAVTGPGGGAKFSMVIPGHESIFAFTAMNPGLFIYHCATSPVPMHMANGMYGMILVEPKAGLPKVDREFYVMQSEYYTTGKYGEHGLQQLDMEKGVEERPTYVVFNGAVGAIAGDKSLQAKVGERVRIFIGDAGPNLTSSFHVIGEIFDNVYPEGSSVATEHDVQTTLIPSGGASIVEFGVENPGDLILVDHSIFRAFNQGALGMIHVAGAANAKVFAAIQGLGVQKE, encoded by the coding sequence ATGTCGTCCACCGTCACTCACCTTCCGATCCCTCTCAAGCGCGCCGCGGCGGCTGCCGCGCTGACCGCGCTCGCTCTCTTTGGCACCGCGACGATCACGAGTTGCACGCATGCCGATGCCGCTGAATCGCGCAACAATACCGTGCCGGTTCGCACGCCGTCGGATCCGATCGTCGGCCAGGAAGTCGCCGTGTTGACGGATGCGCCGAATGTGCCGCCGGCAATCACGCGCACGCACGCGACGAAAGTCATTGTCAATCTCGAGGTGATCGAGAAGACGATCCAGATCGCCGACAGCGTGCGATACAACGTGTGGACGTTCGGCGGCTCGGTGCCCGGCAAGTTCATTCGCGTGCGCGAAGGCGATCTCGTCGAGCTGCATCTCGAGAATGCGCCGGGCAACACGATGCCGCACAACATCGACCTGCACGCCGTCACGGGCCCGGGCGGCGGCGCGAAGTTCTCGATGGTGATTCCCGGCCATGAATCGATCTTCGCGTTCACGGCGATGAACCCCGGCCTTTTCATCTATCATTGCGCGACCTCGCCCGTACCGATGCACATGGCGAACGGCATGTACGGCATGATCCTCGTCGAGCCGAAGGCCGGGCTGCCCAAGGTCGATCGCGAATTTTACGTGATGCAGAGCGAGTACTACACGACGGGCAAGTACGGCGAGCATGGCCTGCAGCAGCTCGACATGGAGAAGGGCGTCGAGGAGCGGCCGACCTACGTGGTGTTCAACGGCGCCGTCGGCGCGATCGCGGGCGACAAGTCGTTGCAGGCGAAGGTCGGCGAGCGCGTGCGCATCTTCATCGGCGACGCGGGACCGAACCTCACGAGCTCGTTCCACGTGATCGGCGAGATCTTCGACAACGTCTATCCCGAAGGATCGAGCGTCGCGACCGAGCACGACGTTCAGACAACGCTCATTCCGTCGGGCGGCGCGTCGATCGTGGAATTCGGCGTGGAGAATCCTGGGGATCTGATTCTGGTCGATCATTCGATCTTTCGGGCGTTCAATCAAGGGGCGCTCGGAATGATTCACGTCGCGGGGGCGGCGAATGCGAAAGTGTTCGCGGCCATACAAGGGTTGGGCGTTCAGAAGGAATGA
- a CDS encoding Rrf2 family transcriptional regulator gives MLSLTADYALRAILVLAREPRGTAVQSDRIAAAIDAPRNYLSKTMNALAKAGIVASARGPLGGFVLTQDPSSLSVARVAEVFDEPRLHRKCLLGRRQCDADNPCAAHARWSTMMRSARAPLTTTSIADLLGRNGI, from the coding sequence ATGCTTTCCCTCACCGCCGACTACGCCCTTCGTGCCATACTCGTGCTCGCGCGCGAGCCACGCGGTACCGCGGTGCAGTCGGACCGGATCGCCGCGGCGATCGATGCGCCGCGCAACTATTTGTCGAAGACCATGAACGCGCTCGCGAAAGCCGGCATCGTCGCAAGCGCGCGCGGTCCGCTTGGCGGCTTCGTACTGACGCAGGATCCATCGAGCCTGTCCGTCGCGCGCGTGGCCGAGGTGTTCGATGAGCCGCGGCTTCACCGGAAGTGTCTGCTCGGACGCCGCCAGTGCGACGCCGATAATCCCTGCGCCGCGCACGCACGCTGGTCCACGATGATGCGCTCCGCACGCGCTCCGCTCACCACCACGTCGATCGCCGACCTCCTCGGCCGCAACGGTATCTGA